Below is a window of Brachyspira hampsonii DNA.
ATTATCGCTTCCTGTAACATTAACACCTCTCTCTAATGTAGTATTTTTTCCAATATATACATTACCTTTAATCTGATTTCCGGAATATATTTTGACATTATCATCTAATATAAGTTTCTGATTTTCCAAACATGATAAAAGAACATTATCTCCAATGTAGGCATTTTCACCTAAATGCACATTTCCTTCTATTTTGGCACCATGCGATATAGTAACCCCATAATTGAGCGTAACATTCTTTCCTATATAAGCACCTTTGCCTACATATATGTCTAAAGGTTTTTCATCTTTATCTCTCTCAAGTATCTGTTCTACTACAGTATCATCTATAAAAAAGTCCTCTCCGTCATATATAGTAATTATATTTTTAAGCTTATTATAAACATTGGATCTAGCTATAGATTCCATTTCTTTAAGAACTGTTTTATCATTAAATCCTAAAACAACTCTGCTGTCTTTAGGCATATAAGTAGATATAGACAAATTATTATTTACAAAAATCTCTATTAAATCAGTAAGATATAGTTCATTTTGAGCATTATTAGATTCTAACTTTTGTATAAGCTCTTCCAAAGGCTTCATTTTAAATCCATAAATACCGGCAACATATTCGTTAAAGTTATCTAATAGCTCATCTTTTTCATAAGAGAATTTTTCATCTTTATAAACTTTATACAGTTTTTCATCATCACTCATTGCAAGTATATCTTTATATTCAATAACTCCTATAACATTACCCTGAGAGCCTTGTCTGTATTTGCTTTTTTTACCATCACATGTAAGACCTCTGCTTCTAAGTATTCTTCCATAATAGTTGCTTCCCTTAGGTCCGTCATACTTAGCAGTCATAACTATCATATCAGTTTTAGATTTCAAAAATTCTTCATGAAACTCTTTCATAGTTTCAGAGTCAATAAGTCCCATATCAGCATATATTACATAGCAGTATTTTATATTCTTTAAATCACTCTTATCAAGTCCTACTTTTACAGCATGTCCTGTGCCTCTTTGCTCTTCCTGATAAGCAAAATTTGTATTAGCCTGTTTTCCAACAGCATTAGCAACATCAAGAGCTTTTATACCTACTACTATAGTAATATTACTCTTAGGCATACCATTTTTTACAGCAAGTCTAACTCTTTCTATACTAGGAACTCCCCATATAGTATGAAGCATTTTAGATGTAGAACTTCTTATTCTTTTACCATGACCAGCAGCTAAGATTATCACTAATGTGTCATTTTTTGAAAACTTAGATGATAATGAAGCAAGAGCATTCTCAATTTCAACTACATTTTTTTCCATAGGTAACTCCTAATTATAATGTTTATTTTTTATTTTGTTTATTTGTATATATTTGTTCAAATACAGGTTTTTTTATATTGGCAGTTTTAGAGTAGAAATCAGAATTTACAATTTTATCACTAACTTGTGAATTATTATTTTTAGAATCTATATTTTCTTTTGCTTTTAAAATATCTTCTAAACTATTTTTTTTATAATTATTTGGAAGAGCTGCATTTTTACTATCTAATTCTAATTTATCATTTTTCTTATCGGCATTAAAAGTTTCATCTTCTTTCAGCCATTTTCTAAGCACTTTAGCCACAGATTCTGCCAATTTATCTAATTTCTGTTTAGCCCTTACATTTCCGCCAAGATTAGAGTCTTCTTTAATGATGAATTTATAAAGCTGCATAGCCTTTATTATATTTTTCTTTTCAAAATTATAATAATCTGCAACTTTTTCTATGCCTCCATAATAAGAAGCTGTAAGATAACATCTGTAAGCACCTTCTATATCTTTCTGATTAAAAAGCTCATTACCTTTTCTGACTAAAGCACTTCTTGTAGAATCTTTTATTTCCATATCATACATTATATACTTATAATAGAAAACTGCAAGTATTAATTTAATAAATATATTATGTTAAATTAATCTATATTTATACAAAGCATAATGAATATTATTGAATATTATTTTTCATTGAAGTTTTATGTTACATACATAAATATTTTTGAATATAATTTTTTTATTGAATAAGAGTTAGCATTATACAGCCATATATCAAAAATAATAAAATAAATCCCGCTTTTATATCACTAATAAAAAATCTCGCCTTAAGGTGCTGACAACTAAAGTTATCAGCAGCTCGATTTTTTACAGCCAAGACAAATGTTTTGAGTAGGGTATCGAGAAATCCTTACAAATCCATAGCTTGTTCTTTAGATCCCGCTTTCCTATATTTCCATTATCAATAAAAAATTGCTCGTTAATAATCCCTGCCATTCTCTCGAATGTCAGGCACTCACAATTTTTTATCTAGGCACGCAGAGCGTAATAGGGTATCGAGACAAGCTGGAAGTATTTCTGAACAAGAATATAATCCCTCTTTCCTACATTTCCATTATCAATAAAAAATCGCTCGTTAATAAGCCCTGCCATTCTCTCGAATGTCAGGCACTCACAATTTTTTATCTAGGCACGCAGAGCGTAGTAGGGTATCGAGACTGGCTTTTTTTAGCCTTTATATTCTTTTCACATTAATATGTAAGTTACATAAAACTGTCAAAGAACATTAACTAATATAATATATTTTATATTTTTTTGCAATACATAAAATATATTTTTTTATTAATAATTAGATGATATTTCTATATATAATAACTTATTGATATATAACTTCTCTTTTTTGTATAAAGTTATCACACTTTAAAATCATATTTTTTAAAAATTTTTCATTTTTACATACAAAATACTTCGATTTTTAACTTTTTTTATTTTTTTATACATAAACTATAAACTTTTTTCTCTTTGTAATTCTGATTTCATTTCTTTTATAATACTGTATCCAAGTGGTATTGCCAATAAAAATGTAAGAAAATCAGAAAAAGGCTGTGCCATTTCTATACCTGTTATACCAAATACTTTAGGAAATATATATACTATCGGTATAAAAAATATTCCCTGTTTTGCTAAAGCTAAGATAGAAGCTCTTATAGTTTTTCTAGTTGTTTGAAGCATCATACTAGATAATGTTATAACGCCCCATAAAGGAAGACTTAATGCCTGATAATGTAAAGCATTATTAGCTATGTCAAATAATGAAGCATCTTTATCATTAAATAAATGAACTATTTGAGATGATTTTATGAATATAATAGCAGCAAAAATAAAAAGCACTAATGTTGATACCTTAATGCAGAAATAAAATGCTTTTATAACTCTGTCATATTTTTTAGCTCCATAATTAAATCCGCATACAGGCTGAAATCCCTGACCGAACCCTATTATAGCAGAATTAGCAAATATTGAAACTCTATTAACTATAGACATAGCAGCTATAGCCGCATCTCCAAATTGTCCGGAAGCTATATTCAAAAATGCAGTAGCAAAACTTGATATACTTTGCCTGCATAGACTAGGAAGCCCTCCTACTATGATAGCTTTATATTTTTGAATACTAGGGGAGAAATCCCGTAATTTTATAGGCAAAGTACCCCATACATTAGTACCAATCAAAAGTACGCAGAAACCAAAAAATTGACTTATTATAGTTGCTATAGCCGCACCTTTTACACCCATAGAAAAATGGAATATTAAAATAGGGTCTAATATTATATTTAAAATTGCTCCTGTTATTAAACCTATCATAGCAAATAGTGCATTGCCCTGAAGTCTTAACTGATTGTTCAAAACTAATGAAGCCGTCATATACGGAGCACCTATCAAAATATATTTCATATAACTTATAGAGTATGGAAGTATTGTTTCTGTAGAACCTAATAAATAGGCTAGAGGTTTAATAAAAATTATTCCAAATATCAATATAATAAAACCTGCTATCATAGCAGATAAAAAACCTGTAACAGCCATTTTTGAAGCTTCTTCAGTTTCCTTTGCCCCTAACTTAATTGATATATAGTTGCCAGAGCCATGCCCAAAGAAAAAGCCTATAGCCTGTATTATTGCCATCATGGAAAATACTATTCCTACTGCTGCAGTTGATTGAGTATTTATTTTACTAACAAAAAAAGTATCCGCCATATTATAGAATGAAGTTGTAAGCATGCTTATAATTGTGGGAATGCCCATTTTTATAACTAAAAATTCAATTTTTGATTCGGTTAATTCTTTAAATTTTTTATTTTGTCTTTCGGCTTCTTTTAATGCGGCATCATCAGATACATTCATAATATGTCCTAAAAATTATAATTCTTAATAGTATATAACTTTTTTATATAATTTCAATATGATTTTTTATTTGACTTTTTTTGTTTTTCTAGTAGGATATTAACATAATATTTAGGATATATACAATGAACAATAATGTAGAAAATTTTATAACAAAGTTAGAAAATAAAGATGAATGTGCTTTTACATTAGAAATATCTCCGCAGGCTAAATATGACTTAGCTTATATAAAGGATAAAATAGATAATTCTGCAATTTCTGATTATATAGATGCATTTGTAGTTACTGATTCGCCTTTTGCCAATTTAAAAATATCTTCAATACTAGCAGCACTTCAATTGCAGCAAAGATTAAATAATAATAAACCATTCATAACAACTCAAACTATGAGAGATAGAAATTCAATAGCATTACAAAATGATTTAATAGGTGCAAATTATTTTGATATAAGAATGGTGCTTGCAGTTACAGGAGATGCTATAGCTAATGGCAATCAAAAGCAGGCGAAAGCTGTATTTGAGGGTAATTCTGAATTATTAATAAATATAATAAAGGATTTAAATAAAGGAAAAAGTTTAGGAGAGTTTGCTTTTAAAGAACCATTAAAACATATATATCCTTTTTGTGTAATAAATAGTTATGCTAAAAATAATGATACATTAAAATTAAGATTGGCTAAGAAAGCAAATTCAGGAGTTAAAGCTATATTTACTCAGCCTATATATGAAGCTGAAAGATTAGAGCTTTTCTTGAAATGGATAGATGAACTTCCTTTAAAAGAAAAACCTATACTAGTACCCGGATTCTTTCCTGTACTTAGCTACAAAACTGCATATTTTATATATTATAAACTTCCGGGTGCTTATATACCAGAAACTTGGCTTAATAAATTGAAAGAGGCTAGTGATAAATCCCCTGAAGAGGAGAAAAAAGCTGCAGTAGAATTATCAACTAACCTATTTAAAAGCATGATTAAAAAACATAAAAAAATGCATATAATGAGTATGAATAACTATGATTTTGTTGTAGAGCTTCTTAAAAGTATTTAAAAATTAAATATGCTATTAATTAGCAAAATAATAAGAATCCTCACAGAATGAAACTATAGCACAAGTACTAAGTTCAGGATCCATCATATAACTTTCTGTTAGAGTAACATTGAACTCTTCAGGCTTTAATTGATTAAATATTATCCTGTTGCCGTACATATTAGTAAGTGCTTTATATCCGAAAGAATATCTACATCCCACATGTTTTCTTTTACCATTATTTTTTAAATTAAGCAAATTATCCATATTACTTTGAAGTATATCAACATAGTTTTCTATGATATTTGTACCTATTGCATTATAAAAATAATAATCTTTATAATCATCATTATCATAAAGCCCTTTTAAAAATCCCGCAAACTTCTTTCCAAGACTTACAAGAGTAAATCCTATAGTATCTTCTTCTTTATCAAAGAAATCAACTATAGAATTATAAGGTTCTTTTTCCATACGCTCTAAAGGTATTTCTATTTTTTCATTTTTTAATTTACTAGTTTCATAGTCAACATCATATATATGTAATTTATCATTTTCTGTAACCGTCTTATAAAATCCATAAATCATTACAGGTTCTATTAAATTATTTTCTATAATATTATTTTTCATCTCTTCGTATTTAGGTTCTACTTTAGTTTTAATCATTTCATTATATTTTTCCATATCCTGATTTTTAGCAGAATATCCGAAACCAACTCTGAAAAGCCTAACTTTATTAATCATATCAAAAGCTTCTTTTTCTATCTCTTTATTAAACTCAAAAACTTTTCTTCCATAGAAAGGAGGTTTATTTATATAATGCTGATGATTTTTATGATTTATTTCTGGCATAATTCTTCCTTATTGTTGTTATGTCACCCGTAAGGGTGCTCGCCGAAAGTTTCAAGCAAATAAATTTTCTTGAAGGCTCGTTCTCGCTTTTGTTTATTGTTATTGCCTACTTGTTCATCTTAGCCTGTAATAAGCTAGAGAATAAACTTAATAACTATACTTATCTTTCTCTTTATTATTACTAATAAAATATTAATGATATAATTAACTATTAAAACTATAAACTAGTAATAAATTATTTTTCTTTATCTCTGTCATCTATTATTTCTTTTATTGCTAATATATCATCAAAACCGTCTTTGCAGTAAAATATTTTAGCAGTATCCCCATAAACTTTTTTGCAAGTGTTTTCAACAAAGTCTTTAGTTAAAGCTGCTCCTCCAAGTAAAATAGGTATCTTTAATCCTTTATCTCTAATGTATGCAAGATTATCTTTCATAACTTCAGTAGATTTCACTAAAAGTCCAGACATACCTATGCAGTCCGCATTATGTTCTTGATACGCTTCTAAAAATTTTTCTATAGGAACTTTAGTACCAAGATTAACAGTTTCAAATCCATTATTTTTTATAATGATTTCAACTAGATTTTTACCAACATCATGCACATCTCCTGCCACAGTACCAAGTATTATTTTAGCAGTTTTCTCTTGTTTCTTTTTCTCTAAAAACTCAGATAAAAAATCAACACTTTTTTTCATAACTTCTGCAGAACCCAAAACAAAAGGAAGCTGTATAGTACCTTCTCCAAATTTTACTCCGATATCAGCCATAGTAGGAAGAAGTATTTCATCTATTATAGCCTGAGCAAATAATTTTTCTCCTCCAAACTCCTCACTATTTTCTTTTACTTCATTAAGCAACACCTGCATATCTTTCCACTCGCCGTCAAGCATAGCATCTCTTATGGCTTCTCTTATAGGCTTTTTTATATTTTCTTCAGCATTTAATTCTTTCTTTTCTTTTTTGTCAGAGAAATGATTTATATAATTTATAAGAGGCTCTTTAGTATTACTTTTATTATATATCAATTCTTTTGCTAGTTCTATTTCTTTTTCATCTATTTTTGATAATGGAAGTATTTGAGCAACATTAACAATAGCAGTAGTAAGTCCATGATTAATAGCTTCATATAAAAATACAGAGTTCATTATTTTTCTAGCTTCTTCTTTAAGCCCGAAAGATATATTTGATACTCCCAAACTTATAGAGCTTTCCGGATATCTTATTGAAAGTTCTTTTATAGCATTGAGTGTTTCAACTCCAGCTAAAAAGCTTTTTTCATCACCGCTTGCAAGCGTAAATGTGAGGGGATCAAATATTATATCATGAGGAAGTATTTTATGTACATTAACAGCACGTTCATACATTCTATCTGCCATTCTTAATTTATCTTCGCAAGTTAATGCCATAGCTTTTTCATCTATTGTAAGAAGCATAATAGAAGCTCCGTATTTTTTAGCAAGAGAACATATTGCATCAAATTTCTCTTCTCCCTGCTCCATATTAGCGGAGTTTATTATAGGTTTTCCTCCGTATACTTTTAAAGCGGCCTCTATTACATTAGGTTTTATTGCATCAATAACTAATGGCAGAGAAATTTGTTTGACATAAGCAGAAATAATTTTCGTAATATCTTCCACTTCATCTCGTCCAGCCCAAGCGGCATTAACATCTATAGCATGGCTTCCAGCCTTAACCTGTTTTATTCCAACATCAAGCATACCGTCCATATCGCCTGCAATCATAAGCTCTCTGAATATTTTACTTCCTGTAGCATTACTTCTCTCTCCTATCATTAAAGGTGCAGGATTTTGTTTTATACTTACAGTATTAAATAAACTAGCTATATAAGGTCTTGGTTTTTCTAATGCAGGTTTTTTGGGTTTTTCTCCTTTTACTTTTTTAGCCAATGCTTCTATATGCAAAGGAGTAGTACCGCAGCAGCCTCCTATAAATGAAAGTCCGTCTAATTCAAAAAACTTACTATTAATATTAGCAAATTCTTCAGGAGTCATACTGTAATATGCTTTTCCGTCTCTGTTTTCTGGAAGTCCTGCATTGCTGTGTATTGATATAGGTAAGCATGATATTTCTGAAAGTCTTTTTATATGACGCATTGCCATATCAGGACCTGTTCCGCAGTTCATACCTATAGAGAATATATCCAAATTTGAAAGTATTGTATATGCTGTCTCTATATCTGTACCCAAAAGCATTGTACCTTCTTTTTCTATAGTTACAGAAACCATTATTGGTATTTCTTTATTTAGATTTTTTGCTATATCATTAACTGCAAGTATAGCAGCCTTTAATTGCAGTACATCTTGAGCTGTTTCAAGAAGTATTATATCAGTTCCTCCGTCTATTAATCCTCTTGCAGCTTCAGTGTAGCCGTTATACATTTCATCAAAAGTTATTTGTCCAAGACTAGGAAGTTTTACACCCGGTCCCAAACTTCCTGCAATAAAAATCTCTCTGTTTAAATCGCCTTTAGAATTAGGATTTTTTAAATATTCTTCTCTAGCTTCATTAGCTATTAATGCAGCTTTTTTTGCTAGTTCATAAGCTTTATCTGCAATATCATATTCACTTAATACCCAAGGTATAGCTCCGAAACTGTTTGTCTTTGTGATATCAGCATTGGCATTTAAATAATCTATATGTATTTCTTTCATTATATATGGAGCTGTTATATTCAGTATCTCATTGCAGCCTTCAATATTATTGCCGTTTATAATCCAAGCTTCTTTTTTTATATCTTTTTTTTGGAGTTCTGTACCTGTGGCACCGTCTATTATTAAATATTGTTCTTTTATTAGTTCTTTTAGTCTTTCTTTGATATTGCTCATTATATGCTCCAATTTTTATATAAAAAATACATTTCATCTATTTTAATATAAAAAAGTAAATATAACAAGTTTTTAATATTATAGTTTTGATTTATAATATATTTTAGATAGTTTTGAATTATAAAAAAATGATATTGATTTATATTGTTTATAATTAAATATAATGCATTATATGTTTATCCTAAATAATAAAATATATTGCTTGCTTATTGACATTTAGGTTTTATAGGGTATAATTATTTAATTAGTTGAATTTTTAATAATTATAATTCTGCTAATTATAATTATATTAATTTAAGGTTTATATGTGTAAAATTAATTGTTTCTTTTCAATAATTATACCTGTATATAATACGGAAAGATATTTAAAAAGATGTATAAATAGTATTATCAATCAGACATTTACTGAATTTGAAATAATAATAGTTGATGATTGTTCTAATGGTAATTGTAAAGAAATTATAAATTCATATAATGATAATAGAATAATATATATAAAGCATGAACAAAATAAAGGTACATTATCATCCAGAAAAACTGGAAGTATAGAGGCTAAAGGTGATTATATAACATATATAGATCCGGATGATGAATTAAAATTAAATGCCTTAGAAAAGGTCTTTAATACTATAAAAGATAATGATTATGATGTGATTCAATTTAGTGTCAAATCTGTATCGTCAAATCCAAATAAAAAAGAAAAATTAAAAGAAGAAAAAAGAGTTTCTTGGTATCTTTCAACTAAGAGAAGCAATATAGATAATAACTATTTACTAAATGAAATTCTAAATGAAAAAATATCTCATAATATATGGGCAAAATTTTTTAAATCTTCCATAGTAAAAAAGTCTGTTATCTATATACCTGATGATCATATAACATTTGCTGAAGATATGCTGCAATGTTTAATCTTTTTCTATTTTGTTAAAACATATAAAGCTATTTATGATGAATTATATATATATCATTGTGATTTAAGCTATAGCAATAAAAATGCAGAATCTCTTACAAAAGATAGATTTAATAAAATGTGCTTGGATTCTAAAAAATCATTAGATGAGTTTTATAATTTTTTGATAAAAATGAATGATAATATTTTATATAAATATGATTATATGAAATTAGCATACAATCAATATAAATTTTTATTATATAAGATTAATAATAATAATGAATACATGCATATATTAAATAAATACTTTGATAAAGATTTTTTAGAAGAATACAATAAATATAAATATCATTATGATTATTATTTAAAAACAGAAGAAAAATTAAAAGTTATAAATAATAAATTATTACCTTATTTTTTCTCTATAATATTAGATGGATTTTACACAAATATTAGAATATTTGGTATTAATATAAATATTAAGAATAATAAAAATTAT
It encodes the following:
- a CDS encoding methylenetetrahydrofolate reductase, translating into MNNNVENFITKLENKDECAFTLEISPQAKYDLAYIKDKIDNSAISDYIDAFVVTDSPFANLKISSILAALQLQQRLNNNKPFITTQTMRDRNSIALQNDLIGANYFDIRMVLAVTGDAIANGNQKQAKAVFEGNSELLINIIKDLNKGKSLGEFAFKEPLKHIYPFCVINSYAKNNDTLKLRLAKKANSGVKAIFTQPIYEAERLELFLKWIDELPLKEKPILVPGFFPVLSYKTAYFIYYKLPGAYIPETWLNKLKEASDKSPEEEKKAAVELSTNLFKSMIKKHKKMHIMSMNNYDFVVELLKSI
- a CDS encoding MATE family efflux transporter; this translates as MNVSDDAALKEAERQNKKFKELTESKIEFLVIKMGIPTIISMLTTSFYNMADTFFVSKINTQSTAAVGIVFSMMAIIQAIGFFFGHGSGNYISIKLGAKETEEASKMAVTGFLSAMIAGFIILIFGIIFIKPLAYLLGSTETILPYSISYMKYILIGAPYMTASLVLNNQLRLQGNALFAMIGLITGAILNIILDPILIFHFSMGVKGAAIATIISQFFGFCVLLIGTNVWGTLPIKLRDFSPSIQKYKAIIVGGLPSLCRQSISSFATAFLNIASGQFGDAAIAAMSIVNRVSIFANSAIIGFGQGFQPVCGFNYGAKKYDRVIKAFYFCIKVSTLVLFIFAAIIFIKSSQIVHLFNDKDASLFDIANNALHYQALSLPLWGVITLSSMMLQTTRKTIRASILALAKQGIFFIPIVYIFPKVFGITGIEMAQPFSDFLTFLLAIPLGYSIIKEMKSELQREKSL
- a CDS encoding glycosyltransferase family 2 protein, with amino-acid sequence MCKINCFFSIIIPVYNTERYLKRCINSIINQTFTEFEIIIVDDCSNGNCKEIINSYNDNRIIYIKHEQNKGTLSSRKTGSIEAKGDYITYIDPDDELKLNALEKVFNTIKDNDYDVIQFSVKSVSSNPNKKEKLKEEKRVSWYLSTKRSNIDNNYLLNEILNEKISHNIWAKFFKSSIVKKSVIYIPDDHITFAEDMLQCLIFFYFVKTYKAIYDELYIYHCDLSYSNKNAESLTKDRFNKMCLDSKKSLDEFYNFLIKMNDNILYKYDYMKLAYNQYKFLLYKINNNNEYMHILNKYFDKDFLEEYNKYKYHYDYYLKTEEKLKVINNKLLPYFFSIILDGFYTNIRIFGININIKNNKNYTTPVIITFSNILRILFSIQFSNKNTKINLLGFNFVIEKRG
- a CDS encoding homocysteine S-methyltransferase family protein — translated: MSNIKERLKELIKEQYLIIDGATGTELQKKDIKKEAWIINGNNIEGCNEILNITAPYIMKEIHIDYLNANADITKTNSFGAIPWVLSEYDIADKAYELAKKAALIANEAREEYLKNPNSKGDLNREIFIAGSLGPGVKLPSLGQITFDEMYNGYTEAARGLIDGGTDIILLETAQDVLQLKAAILAVNDIAKNLNKEIPIMVSVTIEKEGTMLLGTDIETAYTILSNLDIFSIGMNCGTGPDMAMRHIKRLSEISCLPISIHSNAGLPENRDGKAYYSMTPEEFANINSKFFELDGLSFIGGCCGTTPLHIEALAKKVKGEKPKKPALEKPRPYIASLFNTVSIKQNPAPLMIGERSNATGSKIFRELMIAGDMDGMLDVGIKQVKAGSHAIDVNAAWAGRDEVEDITKIISAYVKQISLPLVIDAIKPNVIEAALKVYGGKPIINSANMEQGEEKFDAICSLAKKYGASIMLLTIDEKAMALTCEDKLRMADRMYERAVNVHKILPHDIIFDPLTFTLASGDEKSFLAGVETLNAIKELSIRYPESSISLGVSNISFGLKEEARKIMNSVFLYEAINHGLTTAIVNVAQILPLSKIDEKEIELAKELIYNKSNTKEPLINYINHFSDKKEKKELNAEENIKKPIREAIRDAMLDGEWKDMQVLLNEVKENSEEFGGEKLFAQAIIDEILLPTMADIGVKFGEGTIQLPFVLGSAEVMKKSVDFLSEFLEKKKQEKTAKIILGTVAGDVHDVGKNLVEIIIKNNGFETVNLGTKVPIEKFLEAYQEHNADCIGMSGLLVKSTEVMKDNLAYIRDKGLKIPILLGGAALTKDFVENTCKKVYGDTAKIFYCKDGFDDILAIKEIIDDRDKEK
- a CDS encoding NTP transferase domain-containing protein, which codes for MEKNVVEIENALASLSSKFSKNDTLVIILAAGHGKRIRSSTSKMLHTIWGVPSIERVRLAVKNGMPKSNITIVVGIKALDVANAVGKQANTNFAYQEEQRGTGHAVKVGLDKSDLKNIKYCYVIYADMGLIDSETMKEFHEEFLKSKTDMIVMTAKYDGPKGSNYYGRILRSRGLTCDGKKSKYRQGSQGNVIGVIEYKDILAMSDDEKLYKVYKDEKFSYEKDELLDNFNEYVAGIYGFKMKPLEELIQKLESNNAQNELYLTDLIEIFVNNNLSISTYMPKDSRVVLGFNDKTVLKEMESIARSNVYNKLKNIITIYDGEDFFIDDTVVEQILERDKDEKPLDIYVGKGAYIGKNVTLNYGVTISHGAKIEGNVHLGENAYIGDNVLLSCLENQKLILDDNVKIYSGNQIKGNVYIGKNTTLERGVNVTGSDNHPVNIGSNVLIKGVSYLYGSIVDDNAYIEHCIFYYSYIKALLDDKGNVIKCRFIRPKEEGLESVSKIENVKKTKKK
- a CDS encoding vitamin B12 dependent-methionine synthase activation domain-containing protein; translated protein: MPEINHKNHQHYINKPPFYGRKVFEFNKEIEKEAFDMINKVRLFRVGFGYSAKNQDMEKYNEMIKTKVEPKYEEMKNNIIENNLIEPVMIYGFYKTVTENDKLHIYDVDYETSKLKNEKIEIPLERMEKEPYNSIVDFFDKEEDTIGFTLVSLGKKFAGFLKGLYDNDDYKDYYFYNAIGTNIIENYVDILQSNMDNLLNLKNNGKRKHVGCRYSFGYKALTNMYGNRIIFNQLKPEEFNVTLTESYMMDPELSTCAIVSFCEDSYYFAN